Below is a genomic region from Rosa chinensis cultivar Old Blush chromosome 5, RchiOBHm-V2, whole genome shotgun sequence.
GTTGCAGGGTTGACCGGAGTGTTGAATAATGCGTGGATAACGTTACCCGCTGGGTTAGTGTAAGTTGTGGGGTTAGTGGGAGGGGGGTTGGCGGATTGGTTTGTCTGCTCTTCaacgtttcccccgctaccattagtcatggtgattgtggtgggatggccttttgctcaaggattcccaaagacggcgccaatgttaatgtctaagatttagcGGTAGCTAAATCtcggttaacgctggtccggtgggcggaccgctacttgtggtATTCTCAGAGTTTCCGCTATCTgttaagtaaaatacaaagggcgtcagagggagatcgCGTTAGGCGGTCTTCtgttctccgatgcctaagttagtcaatgtatttatgttgacagaataacagtaggtaagtagtaaatgcgtaattaatgaggagagaggaatgaaccttttataggtggggaagaggctgacctcttccttgttttcaatgtgggactgatatgctttagttcccagcttctgatgcttcagcgaggCGATCTTGGGGCGGCGCGTGGCggtgcgtcagcggtgatctgggggtgagccggggctcaggtgatagcctgcTTGGCTATGTTTCTGTAGGTCACACCGTTGGTGATTGTTGGTCGGTActgctggcggtagcatgagcgtgactcattattgctaattatgcttggcaaatgcttatgtaagtactaACATGTATTGGACTTCCAAGTAATATCTCTTAGGATTAATTGTGACATTTTTTTAGTGTTATAAACACCATATATCAAAGAACTACCTTCATGATTAATAAGGTTGTTGATAGATTTACATTAACATTGATGTGCCTACTGCTTCCATAACGATGGATCGATCATAACTATGGACAGATCATAACCATATCATGTCTTGTTTTAAATAACCTACCACGGTGACAAACGTTATTGATAAGGCTATGAGGAAAGCTTTCTAAGGAAGTGATTCTCGGTCCTTTCCTGTGGCTTGGGGAAATTAGGAATTAGACCTGCCGCTTTCTTTAATAATGCTACTTTGCCCAAACTTAGCTGGAAAATTCCAACAGATCATGATAATTGGTGGGTGGAGTCAGTAAGGAAAAAATATCTTAGAAAACATTTTTTCTTCAAGATTAAAAAGTAGGCCAATCATTTTATGGCTTGGAAAGGCACCCTAGATTCTGGAGATCATACTACACTAGGTATGCATTGACTTGTTGGTAATGGTAAAGATATTATACTTTCAATTGGGTCTTTGCCTACCCATTAatcaatttaatttatttaaattaaaatttgaTGTTGATCTAAATGAATCTATTGTGATTATATTAGCAATGGTAATTGGAATATTGCTAAACTTTTTTACTTGCTTGGACCATGATATGGTTAAATCTATTGTCACAATTTCTATCCCATTTTCTAATGCAATTGATGAGTTTGTTTGGGAGCCAACTGCTAAGATATAAATCATCTCTTTCATTCATGTCCCTTTACAACCAATGTCTAGAGTTTAACTAGCAAACTCCCTCTTTCAGATGAGTTATCAAGTTTTGCTGATTGGATACTTTCCTTGTTTAGTAAGGAATCCTCTCCAACAACTGAGAATTGCTTCTATTGGTAACAAATATAGGATGCTTGATCCTGCTTGATCCTGCTCTACTTGAGCTTTGAAGGAAGTCATCCACTGTAATCCTCCCCCTGAAAAATTTTGTTACTCTTAACTTGATGGCTATTTCACAATCACTTAAAATGCTGCTTCTGGGTTTGTCATAGAGACTCTTTTGGTTCCCCTATTCTCGCTAGCATTCGTAACTTTAGCTTCTCCAATGTTCCCATTACTGAGTGCAATGCCATTAAGGATGGTCTGTTTATTGACCTTTGGAATAACTGTAGCCAAATCTAGGTGGAAGGGAACTCAAGGCTCATAATTAAATGCTTCATTAATGCCTGTGAAGTCCCTTGGAGCCTATAATCTCTGATTCAAGATATTGAAGAGATGGCTAAAAAGTCTTGAGATATTTCCTTTTGCCACATTTTTTGTGAAGCAAACTTTATAGCGGACATAGTTACCTCGCTTGGCCGTAAGCATCACTCTCTGCAACTCTAGATCAAGAAGCATCCGCTTTCTGCACTCCCTGCCTTTAATCTAGATAATTTCACTTTTGGCTGCCTTAGagactttttttttgtaattttattttctctcctaAAAAGAATAatataagaaataaaaaattaataatccaACAATCGTAAATATTCAACAAAAAGAGatatataactttttttttatatccaTCACTAGAGGCTTTAATGACCTAGCAAAGCGCTCTGTTAGGGTTTGTGGAACGGCGGCCCTCTCTCATTCGCCGTGACCTATACCTACTccattcatgaagaaaattgcaGGCTTCGGCCTCTTCGTCTTCATCCTCATTGTCTTCGATGGCTGTCCTGATTGTCTTCGATGGCTGTGGTTCTCCTATGGGGAGTTTGGGCACTGCTGGGGTGGGGTCGATGGGACAATGATCTGTTGCACTGCCATTGCAGGGTGGCGGTGATTACTGGGAAGAGTGGGTTCAGATAGAAGTCATGGTGGCTTCTTTTTGGCGATGCTGTTGACGCGGTGGTTAATCGGTGGTTACGATAGGGAACTTTCCTTCAGTCGGATTGTATGCGGCTGCTGTTGTCCTGTCTGGCCTTTGGATCGGTGATTGGTGGTATAGGAGACCTTGTTTAGGCAGTCGGTGATCTTCGATATCTGCGTGGTGAGGCTGATAATGACCCTTTGATTGGCGGCATGGTGGATACTTGGTGTGTCGCTAATGGTAAGGTGGATTACCCAGATGCGATGGGTACTGGGCGACGACCTAGTGGGTTCTAGGCCCAAGAGGTTTTGGACATGGGCTGGAGCAGCCATGGGTGGACAAGAGGCTTTGGGCCTCCACAGTTTTGGATCCGAATTTGGGATCCGGGTGGTTTTTGCAAATGGATTCGGATCTGGGATCTGGGTGGACGTTGGGCTTGGACTACAACCCATTATCTTTTGTGGGCTGTTTGTTTGCAAGAATGGATTGGGGCTCCTGTGCGTTATTGGTATTGGACCCAGGACCCAATTCTTTGGTATCTGTTCATGAAAGATCGTCTGCTaacatggccatgttctgaTACTCTTGGCCAGCTTCGatctttaggtgggagagtGCCCTCATTCCAGCGCCAAGTTGGCTTTTGTCAATTAGGGCATTGGAGTTGTatgggtagtcaaaccaccaactactcaattcactacaTGGCTGCAATCCGTGTGCAAAATCTGCGTTACGGCTCGACATTGTTGCTCTTGCGTTTTTAAATTTATCTATTTCATTTGTAATTTTCCTTTTGTActgttttatttccttttcgATATTTTTAGGCATCGTATCGCTataatctttcaatttcaataaatggCTGACCTCCTTcgattcaaaaaaataagttgaaCTTTTTTATTATTTGGCATTTGCTTGATATACATTTATGGACGACTCTAGCGACATCAAGCTTCATCTTGTTCAACACAGCTGGGTCAGCTCTAGCTTGGAAAACAACATATGCATAAACTGAGATTTTGActtgaaaataataattaaattttCTTTATTCATTAAATAAGAACTTTATTGAAAACGTACTAGAGGGAACATCATACTAGAAAacactctgctagggttttctccCTAGCAGCGTTTTAGCAGTGTTGTCGAAAGCAAGCAGCAGTGTTTGGACACCGATACCTAAGGTTGCGCAAGGCCTTAATGTTTGGGGTTGGCTTACGGCGTCAAGCCCAAGAGCCCTAGCGGCGAGGTTGTTGTGGTGTATCACAAGCCAAGGCTGGTCGATGGTTTGTGGGGAGGCCAAGATAGATTGGATCTGGACGGCAAAGGTAGTGAATCTGGTGGTGGGTCGTGCACGAGTGGTTGCAGGTGATGCTTCTGATGGCGGCGAATCGTCTAACGCCAGTGACTTTGCTGATGGCAGTAATTTGGTTGACGTCGGAAGTGAAGATGGGGGTTAACCAAGTCTGGGTGCCCAGTGTTTGGGTGTCTAGATCAAAGCACTGGGGTTAATTGCTGGGCTGCTTCTGGGCCCATGGTAGAGCCCACTTGGGCTTGATTTCTTTAAGGATTTGGGACCCAGGAGGTGTTATGCTAAATGCTTTGTTCAATTTTACGGCGTTCAATCCTTTGGGCATGGTGTTCTTAATTTTAGGTAGATTGATCATTTCTATATTCTATGAAGAATCGTAGCGTAATCACactgtgagtaccacaattgcgtgccttgACAAGCACTGTGTTGTAGGTTGGGACGAGTCTAGAGGTGGTTGGTCTGCCGATTTCTTGCATACCTAAATTGCAAATTCTGATAGTTTGATCTACAAATCTCAAGGTCATGACAATGTGGgtattgttggtaattatcttgaggaggctaagaatatatttttagtttttgcttGTTACATAGTTAGTGTTTTAGAGCAGTGTTCTATTGTACATGGACAACTGGTTGGTGTAGTAAACTTTCTTGTTTGTTCTATTTTTGCCCTAGGGTTTATCACAGTTAGTGTTTTACTGTTTTAGAGTGTGTTCTATCGTACATAGACAACAAGTTGGTGTTCTATATTAGTTCTAGGGTTTATAATAGCTCCAAAATTTTTAGGGATGTCATTTACTGTTTCAATGAACTTctttttcaagaaaaaaaaaatctttattgAAGAACTTCATTCTCAGGCAATAGCATCCTCAATACAAGATATATATTCCCTCAAGCACTATTACAAAGGTCGTCAACAACTAACTCATCTAATCATGAAGACTAATTTCTTTGCAGTACATAGTTTGAACCATCTTCAAAGTTAATCTAACCTCCTTTCTAGCTACTGCTCTCGTGTTGTACATTTATTGGACTTCCAAGTACTATTTCTTAAAATTAATTGTGATCTTTTCTGATGGAGTATTGTAAACACCATATATCAAGGAAGTACCTTCACAATTATGAAGGTAGTTGATATATATGCTTTAACATTGATGTGCCGAATAACGATGAATCGATCATAATTAGAATTGCCACGAGGCCAGCCGGTCATTGTCCATTAATTTTAGATTATTGCGCTATATACATACAGAATTATTCGTTAAACATCAATACTTCGCGAAAAAACCTAATGATGTTTAGGGTAAAAGATACACACAGTGTGTGAGTTTAATTTCGTGATAATACGTAACAATGTAATCACCTCACATAATCAGAATTACGAAACTATTATTTAGCAAAACTTAGGGTTTGACGGCGACGGCTTGCTCCTCATCGTCGGTCTAGCAGAGGCGCGATCTATCGTTGTCAAGCGAGTTTCAAAGGTGAGGCAAGGGAAGTAGGTTTTGCGGCTTGGAGCGAGTTTCTTGTTTGCGGTTTGGAGCAGGTGCTACGAAGGAAAGCGGGCGGATTTGCAGCGGCGATTGAACTAGGTGCGGTCTGTGTAGCGGGGGTGAGCGAGGATTGGCTGACTAGAAGGCCTCTGTTGTTGAAGCGGCGGTTGGTTTTGAGATCGGAGATCCTAATCGGTCTCTCAATTTTGACCATTTGGGTTTCGATTTGTTGTTCTTCTCTCCCAGTTCCAGCACCGATCGGGTTGCTACTGATCTGTGCTTGGTACGTTGCTAAGAGGAGGTGGCGCTGATGCTGCATTGGAGGGGACGTCCGCCGGAATCTGTGGCGGCGGCGATGATTGGCAGAGGTAGTTTCCAGTCTGCTATGGTGTTGTTTTTGGTACCCTTGGGCCTGGGCTTGGGACAAAGTCTTTTGGACTTGGTCTCAATCTCTAGGCTAGTTTGGTTTGTTAAGAGGTCTGACCCTTTTACAGGGCAGGAGCCTATAGATGCCTAGTTGTTTTATTTGCATCTATGTCTATGCTTGTAAGAATGTCTCTATGAGTCTTGTGGAAGTACCTAGCTTtagcgtaccacaattgcgtgctcggcGTTTAAGGTTAAGTAGAATAGATTACCTGCAAGGCGAGGTATTGTTATTTGGCATGGACTACTCTGAGTAGAAATGTATTATTAGAGTAGTCTTCTGTACTATTTTTAACCGGGGCATACTACTTGTATGTTTCcataatttcaaaaaaaaaaaaaaaaatgtaatcacCTCACATTTGCTAACCAACTTCTTCACATCACTGTGTCTTGGGGGATAACCCTAAGTCTGCTGCCACTTTACAGTTGACACATATAATTGAAGTCACCATAGATATAATTTTTTATGTGTACAGCTAGCTATTCTTTTCCTCTATGAAATAGGTGCAGCTAGCTATTGTTATTCTTCCAAATTATTTATTCGACCTACtgataaaattttaaattacaatttatttagatTACTTATTTATACTTATcaaattttcttgaaatttaggaaaaaaaaaaaaacaaaagaaattcaaaactcCGTGTTTAGTAAACATATTTCAATTTTCTTGCGATCCGGCCGGAACCATATTATTATTATCCCTCTTCACATTTTTTCAtgttataaataaatatatctaGGGTGGTACAATCTTCACACGCTAGGACAAACGGCATCGCCACCTCTAGTTCTATATATAAATGTAACATACAATTTCACCAATTATCTTCAATTATCCAAACTAAACTACCACCTGCTTCATTATTTCTTTCATGGAGCTGCTTCAATCTCCTTCCTTACAAGCTCTGCTtatattttctctctttctcattgCACTACTGAAAATAGCCAAGCGAGGCAAAACCAAAGACTCCACTTCAAACTTACCCCCCGGACCATGGAAGCTACCCTTCATAGGAAACTTGCACCAGCTCGTTGGCTGTCTACCCCATCACGGCCTCAGAGACTTGGCTGAGATACATGGACCTCTTATGTACTTGAGGCTTGGAGAAGTTCCAACTCTAGTTGTTTCGTCAGCAGAGTGGGCCAAGGAAGTGATGAAAACCCACGACACCATCTTTGCGTCGAGACCCCATACCCTTGCTACCAGGATCTTGACTTATCGTGGTACAAACATTGGTTTTTCACCATATGGTGAATACTGGAGAGAACTACGAAAAATTTGCAAACTAGAGCTTTTAAGCACAAAGCGTGTCCAATCGTTTCGACGAATTAGGGAAGAAGAGGTCTTGAAACTGATTAAATGGATTGCATCAAGGCCAGGAGTACCCATCAATCTCACTGAGGAAATCTACTCATGCACATACTGCACAACTTCGAGAGCAGCCTTTGGTAAAAAAAGTGAAGATCATGAAAAAGCCATTTATATTGGGAAGGAAGCTGCAAAAGTGGCAGGAGGCTTTGCACTTGCAGATGTTTTCCCCTCTGTCAATTTGCTGCATGTGATTAGTGGAATGAGAGCTAAGCTCGAGAAGCTGCATAAGGAAGCTGACATGATAATGGAAAATATCatcaaagaacataaagaaGGCAAGACAACAACAAAATCTCAGGGCGAGGGTGAATCAGAGGAAGACTTGGTAGATGTTCTCTTAAAGTATCACGATCATAGTTGCCTGAAGTTTTCCCTAACTGTTGAAAACATCAAAGCTGTAATCCAGGTAAGTaagtatatacacacacacacgtacatATAGACATTTTATGTCTCTTACAATTAGGTTGTCCATTTATATCATGTCGATCGAGCTCAATTTGTACTTCTAATGACTATTATTTGCTCAAATACTTGTCCGGCCTAAGAGACTTGATCCTGGATCCTTAGTTAAGTATATCTATGACTCTAGCAATTGACAATTGATTCACAATGCAactaatttctaataaaaacaaaatatatataacaatAAAAACGTAAGGAAAACTTGAATACTCCCTTGAACACTctattgttatatatatatatatatatatatatatatatatatattttatcagTTAACTTTGTATCCACGCTTTCCTTGTGCTTCCTTGTGCTTGAATACTCTTTCCAACTGTATTTTTCTTCAGTTGctcttcttctgtttttctgAGGGAAACAAAGTTCATAGCCGATAGTCTTTCCAAACTTGAATACTCTTTTACTTCTCAACAAGCTTGGATCCTCCCTTGGTTTTTGAAAAGACCTAAATACACTTTTTCAAAATTCgaaaagtttttttattttattttatttttaaattttttttacaagGAAGCACTTGACCGGCACTTGTCAAGTAATATCACTTTCAAGTGCTTCTATACTTCAACTAAGACACATTCtatttttctttacaattattctGTATTCATATATACGTAATTTTCTTTATTAGTTCAAAAGTGTTTCTGGCTCGATCTCTCAAAAGCACTCCCAAACAGACCCTAACTATGCTTTTCAGTTTGATTCCTTAAACCCTGCAGTAGTCTTtcagcaccaaaaaaaaaaaaaaagagcaattagaaaaaaaacaaacatcatgtgattgaaggagaaggagagagcAAGCTATGTTCACCGTAATAATGATGCCAAACTATTAGAAGTGTAATTTTTGGGTAAAATCTTCATATAGTACCCGAactatcacgaaatgcactttttggtacctacaaattttcagggagTCCAGTGGTACCTGTACTATCCCTCCGTTAGCCCTTATAGTACCTCCGTCCATTATTCCATTAAAAATGCCTATGTGGCGGTCATGTGACACTCATGTGAGTAAAAtaataagggtaaaatagtctattcattcataattaaaattataaaatttaatatattgaatatctataattaaaaaatattttgacatataaaaaaagataaataatacCCAATTTATTCTTCAATGTTATTGAGACACTTGGGTCAATTAATTTTagtacttttatttttgtttaatttttttattttatgaaaatttaatatatactaatttggAGATAACTTTTGTCTCGAataattaataggattaatcaatAGAGATGGTAAGTAAATCTAGATATTCACGAAATTCAATTCTAGGTTTTTCTTTTAACCTagtctaatttattttaatttagtttaataaaaaatttgtaaaagaaatatgaaaaataggTGTTTTACAATTTTACCCATACTTAAACGGAATAATTGACGGAAGTACAGTAATTAATCCGAATAATAATAAAGTACTAAGTCCAAGATATCTGGATATATTGTTAGGTTGATTTTTTTAAAGAGATTCCTACAAGCTTTTTACTTGTTTGATTggacaaaacaaaatatattaagAGAGATTGTTGTAGTTGGTATCATATAAATTAGTTAAACTTATGTGGCTTAACTATTTCAGGACATCTTTGGTGCTGGGAGTGAGACACCATCCACAACTGTGGATTGGGTAATGGCAGAGATGATAAAGAATCCAAGAACAATGAAAATGACACAAGATGAGGTGAGAGAAGTGTTTAACAAAAAAGGGCATGTTGATGAAACTGGAATCAAGGATATGAAATATTTGAACTTAGTTATCAAAGAGACATTGAGATTACACCCTTCGTCTCCCTTGCTGCTTCCAAgagaatgtagagagacttGTGAGATAGCTGGATATAAAATACCTgtcaaaacaaaggtagttaTTAATGCATGGGCAATTGGTAGAGATCCAAAGTATTGGACGGAGCCTGAAATCTTTTATCCTGAGCGGTTTCTTGATAGCTCCATTGACTATAAGGGAAACAACTTTGAATATATACCATTTGGTGCTGGAAGGAGAATATGTCCCGGCATATCCTATGGTTTGGCGAATGTGGAGCTCCTAGTTGCTTTGTTGTTGTACTATTTTGATTGGAAACTCCCCTATGAAATGAAGAATGAAGACTTGGACATGACTGAGGATTTTGGTGTTACCGTTCGCAGAAAAGAAGATTTACACTTGGTTCCCACTCCCTATTATCCTCCACCAACTACAAGATCGTAAGAGTGTTAATTGCTTCATGTTCTTATGAAACAGTCGTTGTTTGTTATATTTATAATTTGTCCCTTATCATAAGAATTACATATTGTAATGAGCAAATAAgattgaaagaaaagaagaaatttataGATGAAACTTTCATATATCTATATTGAGCTCATGGATATTGTTCGTTCATTcagaatatatatttcatcaacattgaatttttctgaACAAAACTGGGTTGTTGCCCAAAATATATGGTATTCAACACAAAATTGCATATTAAGAGAAACATACAATCCTCAACTCcaccaaaaaaaataacaaacatTCAACACCTTGCTAGGGGCCGAGATATCTTTGGCATCATACCTAGGGACACATTGGTATACTTTTTGTTCACTACGTAGCTGATGAAAATCACTTCCATCAAGTGTCCCCTATATAGGGCAGAGCATCCTCTGGAAGAGATTAACGTCGTTAAGACGAGCAACAGATGGGCGGAGGGATAGCCTTGCCTCCACTCTTGTCTGTAAATTGTGATAAGTGGTGAATGGAGTTTGGAGATAGCTTTAGGCAATTTATTCAAATGGCATGATTGTAAGACCctgaaaattcgttattaattgctgattttttttaaaaaaaattattaagttgATTGTTAGGATGATTTCATGGTTTGAGGGTGGAGcaaaagtgtttcggacgaataattactcaaaatgttttattttcgaggagtcaaaaggttgactttttatttgttgagtacgtttctctgaaaacttccttcactaaAGTTGTAAAGCACATAGATACGaattcgtggatatgtggaacgcgaaagTCGGAtctcgtatgaagaagttatggccaacggaaaaagtttctatttttggataaataggaaaaaattggaaaatttttagaaaaccctaaatttccaaaattggaaaTCCAGatccgatttctctctctcgagCCATGATCACCCCGTTTTCTTCCTCCGGCCATATCTTCGTCGTCCGGCCACCAATCTGACCGCCATTTGGTGCATTCGAATCGCCTGTTCATTCTCTTCAAGTCTGTGGTGGTAGAGCACGACGAATCGCTACTTGGACTATGCAGCACGGTTGCGGCGCTTTTTTCAATCGGCCGTGATTCGCTATTCGGTTTGAACCGTAACCGCTTTCGTTTTAAAtcgtgtactaagttgagaccttaTTTTACTTAGGTGCTTGACGGAGAGGCTTCTGTACTTTATCTTGGATGTGAGAGAAGACTCAgcaggatttagaggtgagtaaatctcacggagTTCTTTTATGAACGAAGTTActttattatttgaaattatttGTTTAACTATGAAATTGTTTtctggaaataaatatttgttttgaattatatgaacttgatcgtgtACAGTTCATAGGTAAGTTaaaatgagttttttttcttttataaaaatgattttttcgAGTTTTGCAATTgtggactatagttggtattagtggcattcctgagtgaatgactacacgtatatatttatatatatatatatatatatttacgtgaaatatatacgTATTGGTGGAATGTTGTGATACAAGCAATATTTGTAAGtgaattcatattattgttttggggtatgacttttcgggaaacagtATGTTTTGGGAAATGATATTTTCTATTGCTTTGATAAGTGTTTGAAGAATttagagtcacaggttgtgatttctcctttttggTGATTTGAAACATTTTTGGTACAGTGCGACTAATTTAAATGTTTTAATCTAAGGGTCAAGTTGACTTAAGGATCCAGGGTTGTAGGTTGTGACCTCAGGCAATATATTTGGAATCTTGcatttggccgggttagtggtTATGATCGCTTAGAACTCTAGTCTATCTGCCAATGTACTATCATAGGGCATAACTTTGTGTTATGACACTTGTGGGtatatgtttttaaaagagagtttcgggtgtgtactttcttttattgtccaggttggaccagaGTTTCATATTGAATTgctaggttaacgatttatatgattgtGTCTTGGTGtgactttttttgtttgttttgggaaaagaatattgGGTTTTGAGGGAATCATGGTGTGTGTTTCTTTACCTTGAGTTGAGAGGTTCTCCTCGGGATTTGTGTGTGTTGCTTCCTTAAATTGAATCAGTAGATTCCTTAtgattttggtgtgagttattttcTTTGAGTTGAAAGGTTTGCCTCGTTatttgtgtgagttgtgtggTTTTTGTATCTGaatttactcatacaagctttcaaaaTCTTACCaaatttgttgtgtggcaacttggtgcactattcgatggtgtaggggttaa
It encodes:
- the LOC112163719 gene encoding cytochrome P450 71D9, yielding MELLQSPSLQALLIFSLFLIALLKIAKRGKTKDSTSNLPPGPWKLPFIGNLHQLVGCLPHHGLRDLAEIHGPLMYLRLGEVPTLVVSSAEWAKEVMKTHDTIFASRPHTLATRILTYRGTNIGFSPYGEYWRELRKICKLELLSTKRVQSFRRIREEEVLKLIKWIASRPGVPINLTEEIYSCTYCTTSRAAFGKKSEDHEKAIYIGKEAAKVAGGFALADVFPSVNLLHVISGMRAKLEKLHKEADMIMENIIKEHKEGKTTTKSQGEGESEEDLVDVLLKYHDHSCLKFSLTVENIKAVIQDIFGAGSETPSTTVDWVMAEMIKNPRTMKMTQDEVREVFNKKGHVDETGIKDMKYLNLVIKETLRLHPSSPLLLPRECRETCEIAGYKIPVKTKVVINAWAIGRDPKYWTEPEIFYPERFLDSSIDYKGNNFEYIPFGAGRRICPGISYGLANVELLVALLLYYFDWKLPYEMKNEDLDMTEDFGVTVRRKEDLHLVPTPYYPPPTTRS